One genomic window of bacterium includes the following:
- the rpsL gene encoding 30S ribosomal protein S12 — protein sequence MPTINQLVRNGRKKVEEKKTAPALQACPQKRGVCTRVYTTTPKKPNSALRKVARIRLSNQLEVTSYIPGEGHNLQEHSVVLIRGGRVKDLPGVRYHIIRGTLDSTGVATRRRGRSKYGAKRPK from the coding sequence ATGCCGACAATCAATCAGCTCGTTCGTAACGGACGAAAAAAGGTCGAGGAAAAAAAGACCGCGCCGGCCTTGCAGGCCTGCCCGCAAAAGCGCGGCGTCTGCACGCGCGTCTATACGACGACGCCCAAAAAGCCGAATTCCGCGCTGCGGAAGGTCGCGCGTATCCGCCTTTCCAATCAGCTCGAAGTCACAAGCTACATCCCCGGCGAGGGGCACAACCTGCAGGAGCACTCGGTCGTGCTGATTCGCGGCGGCCGCGTGAAGGACCTGCCGGGCGTGCGTTACCACATCATTCGCGGAACGCTCGATTCGACCGGTGTGGCCACGCGCCGCCGGGGCCGAAGCAAGTACGGCGCGAAACGGCCGAAGTAG
- the rpsG gene encoding 30S ribosomal protein S7, which produces MPRKRAVVKREVLPDPKFGDRTVAKFVNGLMSSGKKSTAESILYGAMQIVAEKTKDDPLKIFRTALDNVRPVVEVKSRRVGGSTYQIPVEIRSERRTALGMRWLISYAAARGEKSMTERLAAEILDAANMRGASIKKKEDTHKMAEANKAFSHYRW; this is translated from the coding sequence ATGCCACGGAAACGCGCGGTCGTAAAACGAGAGGTGCTTCCCGATCCGAAGTTCGGGGACAGGACGGTGGCGAAGTTCGTCAACGGCCTGATGAGCAGCGGCAAGAAGAGCACGGCCGAGAGCATTCTCTACGGCGCGATGCAGATTGTCGCCGAGAAAACGAAGGACGATCCCTTGAAGATCTTCCGCACGGCGCTTGACAACGTGCGGCCGGTCGTTGAGGTGAAAAGCCGGCGCGTCGGCGGTTCGACCTACCAGATCCCCGTGGAGATCCGGTCGGAGCGGCGCACGGCGCTCGGCATGCGGTGGCTCATTTCCTACGCGGCGGCGCGCGGAGAAAAGAGCATGACGGAAAGACTGGCGGCGGAGATTCTGGACGCCGCGAACATGCGCGGAGCCTCGATCAAGAAGAAAGAGGATACGCACAAGATGGCGGAGGCCAACAAGGCCTTCAGTCATTATCGCTGGTAA